A stretch of the Nitrospirota bacterium genome encodes the following:
- a CDS encoding carbamoyltransferase: MRILGLSAFYHDSAAALVVDGRIVAAAQEERFSRKKHDARFPRHAVAYCLREAGLTLRDLDRVVFYDKPLLKFERLLETYLSFAPRGWRSFVAAMPVWLKEKLFLERLLRSELAQVAAELGGELWSGPFLYPEHHFSHAASAFFPSPFEEAAVLTMDGVGEWATTSFGVGSGSSLTLQGDITFPHSLGLLYSAFTYYTGFKVNSGEYKVMGLAPYGEPKYVDLILTHLIDLKDDGSFRLNLDYFDYCTGLRMTNDRFHRLFGGEPRRPESPLTQRDMDLARSIQDVIELAVLKIARHVRRETGMKHLCMAGGVSLNCVANGRLLRERVFDRLWIQPAAGDAGGAVGAALAAYYLHAGGIRRLDSDEPDGMAGSYLGPKFSQEDIEAFLNRHGYPYERLSDAALFDMTAELLAREAVVGWVQGRMEFGPRALGNRSIIGDARSPKMQSVMNLKIKYRESFRPFAPAVLEERVADYFELTEPSPYMLLVAPVKESRRLPIPEQDRNLFGIERLNRPRSDIPAVTHLDYSARIQTVSKRTNPRFHALLTAFEAQTGCAVLVNTSFNVRGEPIVCTPEDAYRCFMRTEMDALVLGNCLLRKERQPALADDTDWRSEFQLD, encoded by the coding sequence ATGCGTATTCTCGGCCTCTCAGCCTTCTACCATGATTCCGCCGCCGCACTGGTGGTGGACGGGCGGATCGTGGCGGCGGCACAGGAAGAGCGCTTCAGCCGGAAGAAGCACGATGCGCGATTCCCCCGCCACGCCGTGGCTTACTGTTTGCGCGAGGCTGGTCTCACGCTGCGGGATCTGGACCGGGTCGTGTTCTACGACAAGCCGCTCCTAAAATTCGAGAGGCTCCTGGAAACCTACCTCTCGTTCGCGCCACGGGGCTGGCGCTCGTTCGTCGCCGCCATGCCTGTCTGGCTCAAGGAAAAACTCTTTCTCGAGCGACTGCTCCGGTCCGAGCTTGCCCAAGTCGCCGCTGAGTTGGGCGGCGAACTCTGGTCCGGGCCGTTCCTGTACCCCGAACATCATTTCTCGCACGCCGCCTCTGCCTTTTTCCCCTCTCCCTTCGAGGAGGCTGCGGTGCTGACCATGGATGGCGTCGGGGAATGGGCCACGACCAGCTTCGGAGTCGGTTCCGGCTCCTCGCTCACGTTGCAAGGGGACATCACCTTTCCCCATTCGCTGGGGCTCCTGTATTCCGCCTTCACCTACTACACCGGCTTCAAGGTGAATTCAGGCGAGTACAAGGTTATGGGACTGGCGCCGTACGGCGAGCCCAAGTATGTGGATCTGATCTTGACCCATTTGATTGATCTCAAAGACGACGGATCGTTCCGGCTGAACCTGGACTATTTCGACTATTGCACCGGCTTGCGCATGACCAACGACCGGTTCCACCGGCTGTTCGGCGGCGAGCCGAGGAGGCCGGAATCGCCTCTGACCCAACGGGACATGGATCTGGCCCGGTCGATCCAGGACGTGATCGAGTTGGCGGTGCTCAAGATCGCGCGGCACGTGCGCCGCGAGACCGGCATGAAACACCTCTGCATGGCCGGAGGCGTTTCGCTCAATTGCGTCGCCAACGGCAGGCTGCTCCGCGAGCGCGTGTTCGACCGTCTGTGGATCCAACCGGCGGCGGGGGATGCCGGCGGCGCGGTCGGTGCGGCACTCGCCGCCTATTATCTGCACGCAGGCGGCATCCGCCGGCTCGATTCCGATGAGCCTGACGGGATGGCGGGCTCCTACCTAGGGCCAAAGTTTTCGCAAGAAGACATCGAAGCCTTCCTGAATCGCCACGGCTATCCGTATGAGCGCCTGTCCGATGCCGCGCTGTTCGACATGACAGCCGAGTTGCTCGCGAGGGAAGCCGTGGTCGGGTGGGTGCAGGGCCGGATGGAGTTCGGGCCGAGGGCGCTCGGCAACCGATCCATCATCGGCGACGCCCGCTCGCCCAAGATGCAATCGGTGATGAATCTGAAGATCAAATACCGGGAGTCGTTCCGGCCCTTCGCGCCGGCTGTGCTCGAGGAGCGGGTCGCGGACTACTTCGAACTGACCGAGCCGTCGCCCTACATGCTGCTGGTGGCGCCTGTGAAAGAGTCGCGGCGGCTCCCGATTCCTGAGCAGGACCGTAATCTGTTCGGTATCGAACGGCTGAACCGCCCCCGTTCGGACATTCCGGCCGTAACCCATCTGGACTATTCAGCCAGAATCCAGACTGTCTCGAAACGGACGAACCCGAGGTTCCACGCGCTGCTTACGGCGTTCGAAGCCCAAACGGGGTGCGCGGTTCTTGTGAACACCTCCTTCAACGTGCGGGGCGAGCCGATCGTCTGCACGCCGGAAGACGCCTACCGCTGCTTCATGCGGACCGAGATGGATGCGCTGGTGCTCGGGAACTGCCTCCTTCGCAAAGAGCGGCAGCCCGCATTGGCGGACGACACCGACTGGCGGTCGGAATTTCAATTGGACTGA
- a CDS encoding SxtJ family membrane protein, with protein MSERAVSFWADRNRTFGLVMAGGLGGVALLRFVLSGSVTWWLIVSAAVCLVAGLLAPAWLEPVRAAWMKLAAGLGHVNSRILLTVLFIVLIVPTALVLKLLGRQPIGLRFCDGAASYWRRRTVGEFSARRMERQF; from the coding sequence ATGAGCGAGCGAGCGGTTTCCTTCTGGGCGGACCGGAACCGGACGTTCGGGTTGGTTATGGCTGGCGGGCTTGGCGGGGTCGCCCTCCTTCGCTTCGTGCTGTCGGGGTCGGTCACCTGGTGGCTGATCGTGTCGGCGGCGGTGTGTCTCGTGGCTGGCCTGCTGGCGCCCGCATGGCTTGAGCCGGTCCGCGCCGCGTGGATGAAACTGGCCGCCGGCCTGGGGCACGTGAATTCGAGGATCCTGCTCACGGTGTTGTTTATCGTCCTGATCGTACCGACGGCGCTGGTGTTGAAGCTGCTCGGCAGGCAGCCGATCGGGTTGCGCTTCTGCGACGGGGCGGCATCATACTGGCGGCGGCGGACGGTGGGGGAGTTCTCCGCCAGACGGATGGAAAGGCAATTCTAA
- a CDS encoding glycosyltransferase family A protein, translating to MPLITVVIPAYNGVSRYLEQAIRSVLAQTYKDTELIVVDDASTDDTARLVLRFPSARYYKRATNGGQAAARNDGARLAKGEFLAFLDQDDLWEATFLEEAIAAFPLSPPSPGVPIVLGDAMGHGEGQGEGRQVAVVHCDGYQVNERNEILEYDSAMKHTASITQMLRGGHDVATSGSLFRKSCFDAVGGYDESLPVWEDIDLAIRLYQRFRLVHVPKPLYRHRLYGHNASREIPSERALLGRRRFLEKHGPSCRPGTPEARALARDWAQYYGDLGKSLLQAGQTREARHALWQAVRFHPTNHKVILRLLRSFFQG from the coding sequence ATGCCCCTCATCACGGTTGTCATCCCCGCTTACAACGGCGTCTCCCGCTATCTGGAGCAGGCGATCCGGAGCGTGCTGGCGCAGACTTACAAAGACACCGAACTGATCGTCGTCGATGACGCCTCCACCGACGACACGGCCCGGCTGGTGCTCCGTTTCCCGAGCGCCCGGTATTACAAGCGAGCCACCAACGGCGGCCAAGCCGCGGCACGCAACGACGGCGCCCGCTTGGCCAAAGGCGAGTTTCTCGCGTTTCTCGACCAGGACGATCTCTGGGAGGCGACATTCCTGGAGGAGGCAATCGCGGCCTTTCCTCTCTCCCCCCCCTCTCCCGGGGTGCCCATTGTCCTTGGCGATGCAATGGGCCATGGAGAGGGACAGGGTGAGGGACGCCAGGTCGCCGTCGTGCACTGTGACGGCTACCAGGTCAACGAACGGAACGAAATCCTCGAATATGACAGCGCGATGAAGCACACGGCCAGCATCACCCAGATGCTGCGCGGCGGCCATGACGTGGCGACTTCAGGCTCGTTGTTCCGCAAGAGTTGTTTCGATGCGGTCGGCGGGTATGATGAGAGCCTTCCTGTCTGGGAGGATATCGACCTGGCGATCCGGCTGTACCAGCGCTTTCGTCTCGTTCACGTGCCCAAACCGCTGTACCGTCATCGCCTGTACGGACACAATGCGTCTCGAGAGATTCCTTCGGAACGAGCCTTGCTCGGTCGACGGCGCTTTCTCGAGAAGCACGGTCCGTCATGCCGGCCCGGCACGCCCGAAGCGCGCGCACTCGCCCGAGACTGGGCGCAGTATTACGGCGATCTGGGGAAATCGCTTCTGCAGGCCGGGCAAACCCGAGAAGCCCGCCACGCGTTGTGGCAAGCCGTTCGTTTCCACCCGACCAACCATAAAGTCATCCTCAGGTTGCTGCGCTCGTTCTTCCAGGGGTAA
- the rfaQ gene encoding putative lipopolysaccharide heptosyltransferase III, whose product MRRILVIKLRYIGDVLLATPAVRALREAFPGARLAMAVNRGTEDIVKWNPDLDDVLAVPKETLGEQLRFVSELRRRRFDCVIDLTDGDRAAILSRLSGAPVRIGFNEEHRWRGLLYTAVAKPRVEDIHRVERDLSALRCLGLEPKARPLALNVPSQDEEAADRILKEAGVAPSASMRLIMLHPGARYWFKAWPAERFADLADRLTKAWDCRVLIGGDDRDRETAEGIRSHARSAPTVLAGRATLGQFAAILKRCALYVGNDNGAMHMAAALGVPVVGLFGPSNPQEWGPRGGPSEVIYKGLDCRICFHPTCRRGEDNCMRLISVDEVFEAATRLLELRGKGRAG is encoded by the coding sequence ATGCGCCGCATCCTTGTCATCAAACTCCGGTACATCGGCGACGTCCTGCTGGCGACGCCGGCGGTGCGCGCGTTGCGGGAGGCCTTTCCCGGCGCCAGGCTTGCGATGGCTGTCAATCGCGGGACGGAAGACATCGTGAAGTGGAACCCGGATCTGGATGATGTGCTGGCGGTGCCGAAGGAAACGCTCGGCGAGCAGCTTCGGTTCGTGTCCGAGCTGCGTCGCCGCCGGTTCGACTGTGTGATCGATCTCACGGACGGGGATCGGGCGGCGATCCTGAGCCGGCTCTCCGGCGCGCCGGTCCGGATCGGGTTCAATGAAGAGCATCGCTGGCGTGGATTGCTCTACACGGCCGTGGCGAAGCCGAGAGTGGAGGATATTCATCGCGTCGAGCGGGACCTGTCGGCCTTGAGGTGTCTGGGCCTTGAGCCGAAAGCTCGGCCGTTGGCGCTGAACGTGCCGTCTCAAGACGAAGAAGCGGCGGATCGAATCCTGAAGGAAGCCGGAGTTGCGCCGTCGGCTTCGATGCGACTCATCATGCTCCATCCGGGCGCGCGCTACTGGTTCAAAGCCTGGCCGGCCGAACGGTTCGCCGACCTGGCGGACCGATTGACCAAGGCATGGGACTGTCGCGTGCTGATCGGAGGGGACGACCGCGACCGAGAGACGGCGGAGGGGATTCGATCGCACGCTCGCTCTGCGCCGACCGTGCTGGCCGGCCGCGCGACCCTGGGACAGTTTGCCGCCATTCTGAAACGCTGCGCCCTGTACGTCGGGAACGACAACGGCGCGATGCACATGGCAGCGGCGCTCGGGGTGCCGGTCGTGGGGCTGTTCGGGCCGTCCAATCCGCAGGAGTGGGGGCCGCGCGGCGGGCCGAGCGAAGTCATCTACAAGGGACTGGATTGCCGCATCTGCTTTCATCCCACCTGCCGGCGCGGGGAAGACAACTGCATGCGGCTGATTTCCGTGGACGAGGTGTTCGAGGCAGCGACGAGGCTCTTGGAACTGAGGGGTAAGGGGAGAGCAGGGTAA
- a CDS encoding glycosyltransferase family A protein, with product MIPLVSVVIPVFNGASFVAQAVASVRAQTVKNVEILVVDDGSTDGTQHILEELARTQGIVWFQQAHGGPARSRNRGIEAARGEFLALLDCDDIWLPDKLEAQLAILRARPQVGVVHTDYEVVYEDGTVEERVEARHSREPLVRAFAGGHTALPSTLLIRKSVLDKVGALDPELYGSEDSDLTIRLYRATEFDCVDRVLVKKLQRGHGYRDMAFDENTHKERVLTSRERFLLRLEQVRPLTAEQRTALNREWANYYLLRGGFAERSGSLSEARRCYASAIRKAPFRFRAYSRLLRTFV from the coding sequence GTGATACCGCTGGTCAGCGTGGTCATTCCCGTCTTCAACGGGGCGTCGTTTGTGGCCCAAGCGGTCGCGAGCGTGCGGGCGCAGACCGTGAAGAACGTGGAAATTCTCGTGGTGGACGACGGATCGACGGACGGCACGCAGCATATCCTGGAAGAACTGGCGCGGACGCAGGGGATCGTCTGGTTCCAACAGGCTCACGGAGGGCCGGCCCGCTCGCGGAACCGGGGAATCGAAGCGGCGCGAGGAGAGTTCCTGGCGTTGTTGGACTGCGACGACATCTGGCTGCCGGACAAACTGGAGGCGCAACTGGCCATTCTCCGGGCCAGGCCGCAGGTGGGCGTGGTGCATACGGACTACGAAGTGGTCTATGAAGACGGAACGGTTGAAGAACGGGTCGAGGCCCGCCATAGCCGCGAACCCTTGGTCCGGGCCTTCGCCGGGGGACATACGGCGCTACCGTCCACGCTCCTGATCCGGAAGAGCGTGTTGGACAAGGTCGGGGCGTTGGACCCTGAGCTGTACGGATCGGAAGACTCGGATCTCACGATCCGCCTCTATCGCGCGACCGAATTCGACTGCGTCGACCGCGTGCTCGTCAAAAAGCTCCAGCGCGGCCACGGCTACCGCGACATGGCATTTGACGAGAACACCCACAAGGAGAGAGTGTTGACCAGCCGCGAGCGATTTCTGCTCCGGCTCGAACAGGTGCGACCACTGACCGCGGAACAACGTACTGCATTGAACCGGGAATGGGCGAACTACTATTTGTTGCGGGGCGGATTCGCCGAACGGTCGGGGAGTCTCTCCGAGGCACGTCGATGCTATGCGAGCGCCATCCGCAAGGCTCCGTTCCGATTCAGAGCGTATTCTCGCCTGCTGCGCACCTTCGTGTGA
- a CDS encoding glycosyltransferase codes for MKVSVVIPLYNARDVIRETIESVLAQSWKDYDIVVVDDGSTDGSEAIVREFGDRVHYVRQDNGGVARARNRGIAESIGEYIALLDHDDLWHPAKLEKQVAVLDRRPEVGIVITDVAHIDRDGKPMGVIGAGYNPSETFARLFVRGYVPTPSAAMIRRSVLQTVGGFDERFHSAGLDDHELWTRIAAQYDIANIAEPLTYHRNREIKPAQIALGHRPLLLSTLLERFGHDPVRRRYLLREQACYLADRGKQLVRDGHRREGRSILWQGLVLSLGDGRSLTTAWRCLSRLTRSYL; via the coding sequence GTGAAAGTCAGCGTCGTCATTCCCTTGTACAACGCCCGTGACGTGATCCGCGAGACAATCGAAAGCGTGTTGGCTCAAAGCTGGAAGGACTATGACATCGTCGTGGTCGACGACGGCTCCACAGACGGCTCGGAAGCGATCGTGCGGGAATTCGGAGACCGCGTGCACTACGTCCGGCAGGACAACGGCGGCGTGGCCCGCGCACGGAACCGCGGGATCGCCGAATCGATAGGCGAATACATCGCGCTGCTGGATCACGATGACCTTTGGCATCCGGCAAAGCTCGAAAAACAAGTCGCGGTGCTGGATCGGCGCCCGGAAGTCGGCATAGTCATCACCGATGTCGCCCATATCGACCGCGATGGCAAGCCGATGGGCGTCATCGGAGCCGGGTACAACCCTTCCGAAACGTTCGCCCGCCTCTTCGTGCGCGGCTATGTGCCGACCCCCTCGGCGGCCATGATCCGGCGATCGGTGCTGCAGACGGTGGGCGGATTCGATGAACGGTTCCATTCGGCCGGCCTGGATGACCACGAACTGTGGACGAGAATCGCCGCGCAGTACGACATCGCGAACATTGCCGAGCCGCTCACCTATCACCGCAATCGGGAAATCAAGCCGGCGCAGATCGCGCTCGGCCACCGGCCGCTGCTGCTGTCGACATTGCTCGAGCGCTTCGGGCATGATCCCGTCCGGCGGCGCTACCTGCTCCGCGAACAGGCCTGTTACCTGGCGGATCGGGGCAAGCAGTTGGTGCGGGATGGCCACCGCCGCGAGGGCCGCTCGATTCTGTGGCAGGGACTGGTCCTGAGTCTTGGCGACGGACGCAGCCTGACGACGGCCTGGCGGTGTCTGTCGAGGCTCACGAGGTCGTACCTATGA
- a CDS encoding methyltransferase domain-containing protein, with amino-acid sequence MDVILDIGCGAHKQPGTIGVDRRRLPGVDVVCDFEHGLPFRDNSVAGAYSIHSIEHMRDLITFMEDLYRICAPGAKVYIKTPYYTSRKAFVDPTHVRFMTEESFEYFKSPNYYGLKTNFRTLSIEYNMRKPFKFLPEYLQKRCRRYLWNVCEEMTVVLEAVKA; translated from the coding sequence ATGGACGTCATACTCGACATCGGCTGCGGCGCGCACAAACAACCCGGCACGATCGGCGTCGATCGACGACGGCTTCCGGGCGTGGATGTCGTCTGCGATTTCGAGCATGGCCTGCCCTTCCGCGACAACAGTGTGGCCGGCGCCTATTCCATCCATTCGATCGAGCACATGCGCGATCTGATCACCTTTATGGAAGATCTCTATCGGATCTGCGCGCCGGGCGCGAAAGTCTATATCAAGACACCGTATTATACGTCGCGCAAAGCGTTCGTCGATCCCACCCATGTCCGCTTCATGACCGAAGAAAGCTTCGAGTACTTCAAATCCCCCAACTACTACGGTTTGAAAACGAATTTTCGGACCTTGTCCATCGAATACAACATGCGGAAGCCGTTTAAGTTCCTGCCGGAGTATCTTCAAAAACGCTGCCGCCGATACCTCTGGAACGTGTGCGAGGAAATGACCGTGGTGTTGGAAGCGGTGAAGGCCTGA
- a CDS encoding HEPN domain-containing protein: protein MTNESLARSYLKKASDRLDILDVLTKKGAYSDVVREAQEIVELALKGMLRAVGIEPPKLHDVGDLLLEHRERFPDDVAGRLEELAAISKKLREDRELAFYGDVDFIPTEEYSPADAQQASDGAVKVLDAARRVIERP from the coding sequence CCTCCGACCGTCTGGATATCTTGGATGTGCTGACGAAGAAAGGTGCGTACTCCGACGTCGTGCGAGAGGCGCAGGAAATCGTGGAATTGGCCCTCAAAGGCATGCTCAGGGCGGTCGGTATCGAGCCGCCGAAGCTGCACGATGTGGGCGATTTGCTCCTGGAGCATCGAGAACGTTTCCCCGACGATGTCGCGGGTCGGCTGGAAGAACTCGCCGCGATTTCCAAAAAGCTCCGGGAGGATCGAGAGCTGGCGTTTTACGGAGACGTAGATTTTATCCCGACCGAAGAATATTCGCCGGCTGATGCCCAACAGGCATCTGACGGTGCCGTCAAAGTGCTCGATGCAGCGCGCCGCGTGATCGAGCGGCCGTAA
- a CDS encoding DUF5989 family protein: protein MGGFLKELWAFMRERKKFWLLPIILVLLVFGALLVLTEGSAVAPFIYTLF from the coding sequence ATGGGCGGATTTCTCAAAGAACTCTGGGCGTTCATGCGGGAACGGAAAAAATTCTGGCTCCTGCCGATCATTCTGGTCCTGCTGGTCTTCGGAGCCCTGCTGGTGCTCACGGAAGGGTCGGCGGTGGCGCCGTTCATCTATACACTGTTCTGA
- a CDS encoding class I SAM-dependent methyltransferase: protein MQTVACELCGSHRASEVTRLRDMTHHVTEDEFTIVRCEECGLLYTHPRPSPEEIGRYYPPQYFSSAPAKSRTGVERLLKRLSENTKRWIREDFYGYPGSAPNGPLRFLRKALLWPEKTRRVLSGRDVLPWVGEGCLLDVGCGPGVNLATLQSQGWDVYGIEFSDTAAAQARARVGDRIHTGTLETAPFAESSFDVVLFSHSLEHMCSPCDALARAWRLLKPGGRLMVAAPNAESWERRIFGRWWFPWEIPRHLYHFDKATLTRLLQKAGFQVCWARTAVGSLFFMASLERFWMHRFGRALPLRRLVEKLIARPFCLIAGHLGYGTEITVHAVKREGTGVQG from the coding sequence ATGCAAACCGTCGCATGCGAGCTCTGCGGATCCCACCGGGCGAGTGAAGTCACGCGTCTGCGGGACATGACCCATCATGTCACCGAGGACGAGTTCACGATTGTGCGCTGCGAGGAGTGCGGCCTTCTGTACACACATCCCCGGCCGAGCCCGGAGGAAATCGGCAGGTATTATCCCCCGCAATACTTCTCGTCTGCGCCGGCCAAGTCTAGGACCGGCGTCGAGCGGCTGCTCAAGCGCCTGTCCGAGAACACCAAGCGATGGATCAGGGAGGATTTTTACGGCTATCCCGGTTCGGCGCCGAACGGACCGCTCCGGTTTCTCCGCAAGGCGCTGCTGTGGCCGGAGAAGACCCGCCGGGTGTTGAGCGGACGCGACGTGCTCCCCTGGGTCGGAGAAGGCTGCCTGCTCGATGTGGGCTGCGGGCCGGGTGTCAATCTCGCCACGTTGCAGAGCCAGGGGTGGGACGTCTACGGCATCGAGTTCAGTGACACTGCGGCGGCGCAGGCGCGGGCGAGGGTGGGCGATCGGATTCACACCGGCACCCTGGAAACGGCGCCGTTCGCGGAGTCGTCCTTCGATGTCGTTCTGTTCAGCCATTCGTTGGAGCATATGTGCAGCCCGTGCGACGCGCTCGCTCGCGCGTGGCGATTGCTGAAACCAGGCGGCAGGCTCATGGTGGCGGCTCCCAACGCCGAGAGTTGGGAAAGGCGGATCTTCGGGCGCTGGTGGTTCCCTTGGGAGATTCCGAGGCATTTGTACCACTTCGACAAGGCCACGCTGACCAGGCTGCTGCAGAAAGCCGGCTTCCAGGTGTGCTGGGCGCGGACCGCGGTGGGCTCGCTCTTTTTCATGGCTAGTCTCGAACGGTTCTGGATGCACCGGTTTGGCCGCGCCCTTCCGTTGCGTCGGTTGGTCGAAAAGCTGATCGCGCGGCCATTCTGCCTGATCGCGGGCCATCTCGGGTACGGAACCGAGATCACGGTGCATGCGGTAAAAAGAGAGGGTACCGGGGTACAGGGGTAA